The Betta splendens chromosome 7, fBetSpl5.4, whole genome shotgun sequence genome includes a window with the following:
- the ampd1 gene encoding AMP deaminase 1, with translation MPKTLVPETDDKIRAFAEKVFASETKDENIRDEISIFDVAEDCPILHHEMAHHLHTEDDAERRKRHLRCRTMTVPTAAVQVAAAPVVSVEVDTPTYLEVPDFQRVAIVGDYAAGVTMDDFELSCKGLYRALTIREKYMRLAYQRFPRTASQYLREIEGGTFKPEDQLQPVFTPPPKSGEDPFDAKDLPKNLGYVARMKDGVIYVYNDAAAADKHQPKDLPCPDYATFIDDMNFLIALIAQGPTKTYTHRRLKFLMSKFNVHEMLNEMEELKELKMNPHRDFYNCRKVDTHIHAAACMNQKHLLRFIKKSYRVDADRVVHNLKGREVTMKELFESLNLHPYDLTVDSLDVHAGRQTFQRFDKFNAKYNPVGASELRDLYLKTENHINGEYFATIIKEVASDLEDAKYQYAEPRLSIYGCNANEWNKLSSWFVKHRVFSPNLKWMIQVPRIYDIFRGRNFVPHFGKMLENIFLPIFQATIDPQSNPDLSIFLKHVTGFDSVDDESKHSGHMFSTKSPKPEEWDIAKNPSYTYYIYYMYANIAVLNQLRKQRGMNTFLFRPHCGEAGAITHLLACFMTADNISHGLNLKKGPVLQYLYFLTQIPIAMSPLSNNSLFLEYAKNPLLEFHKKGLVVSLSTDDPMQFHYTKEPLMEEYAIAAQVFKLSTCDMCEIARNSVLQSGLSHEEKVHFLGKDYLKEGPEGNDIRKTNLAQIRMAYRCETLCYELNLIKDGMKID, from the exons ATGCCTAAAACCTTAGTGCCAG AGACCGATGATAAGATACGTGCCTTCGCGGAAAAGGTCTTCGCATCCGAGACCAAAGATGAGAACATCCGGGACGAGATCTCCATCTTTGACGTGGCTGAGGACTGCCCCATCCTCCACCATGAGATGGCCCATCACCTGCACACGGAGGATGATGCCGAGCGACG CAAGCGGCACCTGCGCTGCCGCACCATGACCGTGCCCACGGCCGCCGTCCAGGTGGCCGCGGCCCCCGTGGTGTCCGTGGAGGTGGACACCCCCACGTACCTGGAAGTGCCCGACTTCCAGAGAGTGGCCATCGTCGGAGACTACGCCGCCGGG GTGACCATGGATGACTTCGAGCTGTCCTGCAAAGGCCTGTACCGCGCCCTGACCATCAGGGAGAAGTACATGAGGCTGGCCTACCAGCGCTTCCCGCGCACCGCCTCACAGTACCTGCGCGAGATCGAGGGCGGGACCTTCAAACCCGAGGATCAGCTGCAGCCgg TTTTCACACCTCCTCCGAAGAGCGGGGAAGACCCCTTTGATGCCAAGGACCTGCCAAAGAATCTGGGCTACGTGGCTCGCATGAAGGACGGGGTCATCTACGTGTACaacgacgccgccgccgccgacaaGCACCAGCCCAAGGACCTGCCCTGCCCCGACTACGCCACCTTCATCGACGACATGAACTTCCTCATCGCTCTCATCGCACAGGGCCCAAC TAAAACCTACACTCATCGCCGTCTGAAGTTCCTCATGTCCAAGTTCAACGTGCATGAGATGCTGAatgagatggaggagctgaaggagctgaagatgaATCCCCACAGGGACTTCTACAACTGTAGGAAG GTGGACACTCACATCCACGCGGCCGCCTGCATGAACCAGAAGCACCTGCTTCGCTTCATCAAGAAGTCGTACCGCGTGGACGCCGACCGGGTCGTGCACAACCTCAAGGGTCGTGAGGTCACCATGAAGGAGCTCTTTGAGTCCCTCAACCTGCACCCATATGACCTCACCGTGGACTCACTGGACGTGCACGCT GGTAGACAAACCTTCCAGCGCTTTGATAAGTTCAACGCCAAGTACAATCCTGTGGGAGCCAGTGAGCTGCGTGACCTGTACCTGAAAACAGAGAACCATATCAATGGAGAGTACTTTGCCACTATCATCAAG GAAGTAGCCAGTGACCTGGAGGATGCCAAGTATCAGTACGCGGAGCCTCGTCTGTCCATCTACGGCTGCAACGCCAACGAGTGGAACAAGCTGTCCAGCTGGTTTGTCAAGCACAGGGTCTTCTCCCCGAACCTCAAATGGATGATTCAAGTTCCCAGGATCTA TGACATCTTTAGAGGAAGGAACTTTGTGCCACACTTTGGAAAGATGCTGGAGAACATTTTCCTTCCCATATTCCAGGCCACCATCGACCCACAGTCCAACCCAGATCTCAGCATCTTCCTCAAGCAT GTGACAGGTTTCGACAGTGTGGACGACGAGTCCAAGCACAGTGGTCACATGTTCTCCACTAAGAGCCCCAAACCCGAGGAGTGGGACATTGCCAAGAACCCGTCCTACACGTACTACATCTACTACATGTATGCCAACATCGCTGTCCTCAACCAGCTCCGAAA ACAGAGAGGAATGAACACGTTCCTGTTCAGGCCTCACTGCGGCGAGGCCGGCGCCATCACGCATCTGCTGGCCTGCTTCATGACCGCCGACAACATTTCTCACGGCCTCAACCTCAAGAAG GGCCCCGTGCTGCAGTACCTGTATTTCCTGACCCAGATCCCCATCGCCATGTCCCCCCTCAGCAATAACAGCCTGTTCCTGGAGTACGCCAAGAACCCGCTGCTGGAGTTCCATAAGAAAGGCCTGGTGGTTTCTCTGTCCACTGACGACCCCATGCAGTTCCACTACACTAAG GAACCTCTGATGGAGGAGTACGCTATTGCAGCGCAGGTCTTCAAGCTCAGCACCTGTGACATGTGTGAGATCGCCAGGAACAGCGTGCTGCAGAGCGGCCTGTCTCATGAG GAGAAGGTCCACTTCCTGGGTAAAGACTACCTGAAGGAGGGTCCGGAGGGCAACGACATCCGCAAGACCAATTTGGCCCAAATCCGAATGGCGTATCGCTGCGAGACGCTGTGCTATGAGCTCAATCTCATCAAGGACGGAATGaagattgactga
- the rassf11 gene encoding ras association domain-containing protein 8, translating to MEVKVFVDEVPRVVCGVTEDTTCQEVVIALAQALGQSGRYTLREKFKDFERCMTPSEHLLETLERYGEQAKEVQLTLIHNGPSVCDEMSRTKVGRYQPCPPLRRKDAGPRLWRGSSSRSLHRQSLPPLSCSRQEAERQKDDLKKPKRKSLTLMEEAREWLESLGKGNVYSTASEKEGSKKAEKRNRTSLNVCLSVDKGTTGRSNKGKARGREKTPKSDLDHQTSCCIGNQTKDKGSKHKNSQEANPDDLMCSKCSLTEEEKNRLRATIMHQLSCLQDLQAQIAAMDTQISELEEKQRAHEAEQEEQQRKVEEEMEQMRFWENELKGEEGYEKELQRQFLEMRTKAAECKAQLEVYISKKHVAHDSSKVGASVGVNAATEITTKDANQGPDPEDVSVGRQPPPQALVPPQQLKERRLTGPTELREWWTRWSEAQRCQSQTRAKVVHRSELTIYLGSSRV from the exons ATGGAGGTGAAGGTGTTTGTGGACGAGGTCCCACGCGTGGTCTGTGGTGTTACAGAGGACACAACCTGCCAAGAAGTGGTCATAGCGCTGGCTCAGGCTCTGG GCCAGTCCGGACGCTACACATTACGGGAGAAATTCAAGGACTTTGAACGATGCATGACTCCCAGCGAACACCTCCTGGAGACTCTGGAGAGGTACGGCGAGCAGGCTAAGGAGGTTCAGCTCACCCTCATCCACAACGGGCCCTCGGTCTGTGATGAGATGAGCAGGACCAAAGTAGGCAGGTACCAGCCGTGCCCCCCGCTGAGAAGGAAAGACGCAGGCCCTCGACTGTGGCGGGGCAGCAGCTCACGAAGTCTGCATCGCCAGAGCCTGCCACCTCTGTCCTGCTCCAGGCAAGAGGCAGAGCGGCAGAAAGATGACCTGAAGAAACCCAAAAGGAAGTCTCTGACCCTGATGGAGGAGGCCCGGGAGTGGCTGGAGAGCCTGGGGAAAGGCAACGTCTATAGCACCGCCTCGGAGAAAGAAGGCAGCAAGAAGGCCGAGAAAAGGAACCGTACCTCTTTGAACGTTTGTCTCAGTGTGGATAAAGGTACAACAGGTCGGAGCAACAAAGGCAAAgcaagaggaagagagaaaaccCCCAAGTCAGACTTAGACCATCAAACGTCGTGCTGCATTGGGAATCAGACAAAAGACAAAGGAAGCAAACACAAGAACAGTCAGGAGGCGAATCCTGACGACCTGATGTGTTCAAAGTGTTCTTTaactgaggaggagaaaaacagactgAGAGCCACTATAATGCATCAGCTGAGTTGCTTGCAGGATTTACAGGCCCAGATCGCAGCCATGGACACACAGATTTCTGAGCTCGAAGAAAAGCAGAGAGCCCACGAAGCTGAGCAGGAAGAGCAACAGAGAAAGGTCGAAGAGGAAATGGAACAAATGAGGTTTTGGGAAAATGAACTAAAGGGAGAGGAAGGTTACGAGAAAGAGTTGCAACGACAGTTCCTGGAGATGAGGACGAAGGCAGCGGAGTGTAAGGCGCAGCTGGAGGTTTACATCAGCAAAAAGCACGTCGCTCATGACAGTTCAAAGGTGGGCGCAAGCGTTGGCGTGAACGCTGCTACCGAGATCACGACAAAGGATGCGAATCAAGGACCCGATCCAGAGGACGTAAGTGTTGGCaggcagcctcctcctcaggctctgGTGCCTCCACAGCAGCTCAAGGAGCGGAGGCTGACCGGACCCACTGAGCTGAGGGAGTGGTGGACACGCTGGTCCGAAGCCCAGAGGTGCCAGTCACAGACCAGAGCCAAGGTGGTTCACCGCTCGGAGCTTACGATATATCTGGGAAGCAGCAGGGTTTAA